A genomic segment from Aquila chrysaetos chrysaetos chromosome 11, bAquChr1.4, whole genome shotgun sequence encodes:
- the C11H10orf143 gene encoding uncharacterized protein C10orf143 homolog has translation MTALPLPARGRRGALRAPHDPEPGEPEPKRACKPLETIPNEADARLIDCAMELDSKQKISADCDPWATKTKQNSMIFENHGSRGTAQPCPRCIAGESGHFSHILGF, from the exons ATGACGGCGCTGCCGTTGCCCGCCCGGGGTCGGCGAGGAGCGTTGCGGGCGCCACACGACCCGGAGCCGGGGGAGCCGGAGCCC AAGCGAGCATGCAAGCCGTTAGAAACCATTCCAAATGAGGCCGATGCTCGCCTCATTGACTGTGCCATGGAGCTGGATTCTAAACAGAAAATCTCCGCTGACTGTGATCCCTGGGCtacaaagacaaagcaaaattcAATG ATTTTTGAAAACCATGGAAGCAGAGGTACTGCCCAGCCTTGCCCAAGATGTATTGCTGGAGAATCT